A window from Herbaspirillum sp. meg3 encodes these proteins:
- the sctQ gene encoding type III secretion system cytoplasmic ring protein SctQ, with the protein MSYPSLRRVAAAELRARAALAHWPRRDAALTGRLAYSPLPRHSGVVAVHAYAQGLCWRGHVDLREWLAITSPELAALACMGDRGDEHALALFDAAEQPLSMPFRALDYDCLRIQHDATSVTPAAPDTSTSQPCLLSLRTPQGRVWFSDFPDIVAPVPDDLSRAAQALPLLLDWRIGSSQASRRLIGGLRRGDVLLIANEAFELSSAGTAIGRFSINQDGEITVQAASLKQPKETRITASANVGADADAALSAMPATSTTPAAPATPTIAASLADIPLRLDFVLQRRLMTVAELDTLYRGQVLQLDPQAEKQVEITVNGMRLATGELVELNGRLGVELHDIAGGKAVAETHRV; encoded by the coding sequence GTGAGTTATCCCTCTTTGCGCCGCGTTGCCGCTGCCGAATTGCGCGCCCGCGCCGCGTTGGCGCATTGGCCGCGACGCGATGCGGCGCTGACCGGACGTCTCGCTTATTCGCCGCTGCCGCGTCATTCCGGTGTCGTGGCCGTGCATGCCTACGCTCAGGGTCTGTGCTGGCGCGGCCATGTCGACCTGAGAGAGTGGCTGGCGATTACCTCGCCTGAACTGGCAGCGCTGGCCTGTATGGGGGACCGGGGCGATGAACACGCGCTGGCGTTGTTCGACGCCGCCGAACAGCCGTTGAGCATGCCTTTTCGTGCACTGGACTACGACTGTCTGCGCATTCAGCACGATGCCACCTCTGTTACGCCTGCTGCGCCTGACACCTCCACATCGCAACCCTGTCTGTTGTCGCTGCGCACGCCGCAAGGCCGCGTCTGGTTCAGCGATTTTCCCGACATCGTGGCGCCCGTTCCAGATGACCTGTCGCGCGCCGCGCAGGCGCTGCCGCTGCTGTTGGACTGGCGCATTGGCAGCAGTCAGGCCAGCCGCCGCCTGATCGGCGGATTGCGTCGGGGCGATGTGTTGTTGATCGCCAATGAAGCATTTGAACTGAGCAGCGCCGGCACCGCCATAGGGCGCTTTTCAATTAACCAAGATGGAGAAATCACTGTGCAAGCAGCAAGCCTGAAACAACCGAAAGAAACCAGAATAACGGCGTCCGCAAACGTGGGCGCAGATGCAGATGCGGCGCTGTCGGCGATGCCAGCGACATCAACGACACCGGCGGCACCGGCGACACCAACCATCGCCGCCTCGCTGGCGGACATTCCGTTGCGCCTCGATTTTGTCCTGCAACGCCGCCTGATGACCGTGGCGGAACTCGATACGCTGTATCGCGGCCAGGTCCTGCAATTGGATCCGCAGGCGGAAAAGCAGGTGGAGATCACGGTCAACGGCATGCGTCTGGCGACCGGCGAACTGGTCGAGCTCAACGGTCGCCTGGGCGTTGAGCTGCACGATATCGCAGGCGGCAAAGCGGTTGCCGAAACACACCGTGTCTAA
- the sctW gene encoding type III secretion system gatekeeper subunit SctW: MVANIHGAGSTIVAARVLAETRQKESLKAASDGMAQAADVENADDSTPAALQQKLADMADDMASVATQFRNRREFEKKGASSEGFERVLDEEAAPKAQKLVEVLAVQNLSMDALLAQARSLFPDDSDLFLVLGELLKRKRLANIQRRRLESLLETVTRQANPKMLKGGINCALKARLFGAALGLQASLLRQTYRRFLESERKPLDDYEDWIASYGYKVRHLVLEFVEESLGTDIRAEDPSCDHLEFSYLLAHMRKLHLLRTADREFVMSLLAKKLTPSYAQEEADWLLLLCGLVGRQMPADQLLPQALGACLLPTHAERSTWLNAVRSAYKRLPPELFATPGESSAGADAAAQTANTADVIAVFDQLIDHSYAAELLEQRRTPT; the protein is encoded by the coding sequence ATGGTAGCTAACATCCACGGCGCCGGCAGCACCATCGTTGCCGCCCGCGTGCTGGCCGAGACGCGCCAGAAAGAATCGCTCAAGGCCGCCAGCGACGGCATGGCGCAAGCGGCCGATGTCGAGAATGCCGACGACAGCACGCCGGCAGCGTTGCAACAGAAACTGGCGGACATGGCCGACGACATGGCTAGCGTCGCCACGCAGTTTCGCAATCGTCGCGAGTTCGAAAAAAAGGGCGCTTCCAGCGAAGGTTTTGAACGGGTACTGGACGAGGAAGCGGCTCCCAAGGCGCAAAAGCTGGTGGAAGTGCTGGCGGTGCAGAACCTGTCGATGGATGCGTTGCTGGCACAGGCGCGCAGCCTGTTTCCAGACGACAGCGACTTGTTCCTCGTGCTTGGGGAATTACTCAAGCGCAAACGGCTGGCCAACATCCAGCGCCGGCGTCTGGAGAGCTTGCTGGAGACGGTGACCCGTCAGGCCAATCCGAAAATGCTCAAGGGCGGCATCAACTGCGCGCTCAAGGCGCGCCTGTTTGGCGCCGCACTGGGCTTGCAGGCCTCGTTGTTGCGTCAGACTTATCGCCGTTTTCTCGAAAGCGAGCGCAAGCCGCTGGACGACTATGAAGACTGGATCGCCAGCTACGGTTACAAGGTGCGTCACCTGGTCCTGGAGTTCGTTGAAGAATCGCTGGGTACGGATATCCGCGCCGAAGACCCGAGCTGCGACCACCTCGAGTTCAGCTATTTGCTGGCGCACATGCGCAAGCTGCATCTGTTGCGCACTGCCGACCGTGAATTCGTGATGTCGCTACTGGCCAAAAAACTGACGCCGTCCTATGCACAGGAGGAAGCCGACTGGCTGCTGTTGCTGTGCGGTCTGGTCGGTCGTCAGATGCCTGCCGATCAGCTGTTGCCGCAAGCGCTGGGGGCCTGTCTGTTGCCGACCCATGCCGAACGGTCAACCTGGCTCAATGCCGTGCGCAGCGCCTACAAGCGCCTGCCGCCGGAATTGTTTGCAACGCCCGGCGAGAGCAGTGCCGGCGCCGACGCTGCTGCCCAGACGGCCAACACCGCCGACGTGATCGCGGTCTTCGATCAATTGATTGACCACAGCTATGCGGCGGAACTGCTGGAGCAGCGCCGCACGCCAACCTGA
- the sctC gene encoding type III secretion system outer membrane ring subunit SctC — MKKWNMSGPSRWLVAAAFLSAHPLVSALDVGAANRKLNVAGGDLAAGYVARQENMRAFFGGVSSYIGKPIIVSKLAAGKQISGEFNFAAGDIISKVSRQLGLITYYDGNAIYVYDASETRNSVIKLKNVTPKALASFLKKSGLADPRYPLRGDGIDTFYLAGPPIYVDLVTQAAEFMDSQDAGMGNQHVEVIKLNNTFVTDRAYTRRDENIVIPGIATVVEKLLAGETAQAAPAVTKSNSATSLLDTQIDRAPVLPVDAVANANLPADATAKPQPAGNIRIIAYPETNSLLVKGTAEQIRFIRNLVEALDEQKRHVELALWIIDLQKDDLDQLGVNWQGAISLGNKFSAGLNSGTPLNSFSTLEGNKFIASILALTRDNKAQIVSRPVVLTQENTPAMFDNNRTFYTQLLAERAVQLEKVTYGTMVNVLPRFTAKDEIELSLNIEDGSEVQRNETAAGGTLPTVGRTTISTVARVPKGKSLLVGGYTRGESGQYVGKIPLLGDLPLVGGAFRYRQTLNKNTVRVFLIRPREITEGMDLSSENIEEAVEFETLIRQMDKTRETARQQQESLFNGS; from the coding sequence GTGAAAAAGTGGAATATGTCGGGCCCCTCACGGTGGCTCGTGGCAGCGGCTTTTCTGTCCGCTCATCCGTTGGTATCGGCGCTTGATGTCGGCGCCGCCAACCGTAAACTCAACGTCGCCGGGGGCGATTTGGCGGCAGGTTATGTCGCCCGCCAGGAAAACATGCGCGCCTTTTTCGGCGGCGTGTCGTCTTACATCGGCAAACCCATCATCGTCAGCAAGCTGGCGGCGGGCAAGCAGATCTCCGGCGAATTCAACTTCGCCGCAGGCGACATTATCAGCAAGGTCAGCCGCCAACTAGGCCTGATCACCTACTACGACGGTAACGCCATCTACGTCTACGATGCCAGCGAAACCCGCAACAGCGTGATCAAGCTGAAGAACGTTACGCCCAAGGCGCTGGCCTCGTTCCTGAAAAAATCGGGACTGGCCGATCCGCGCTATCCGCTGCGCGGTGACGGCATTGATACCTTTTATCTGGCCGGCCCGCCGATCTACGTTGATCTGGTGACGCAGGCGGCCGAGTTCATGGACAGTCAGGACGCCGGCATGGGTAATCAGCATGTCGAAGTGATCAAGCTCAACAACACCTTTGTTACCGATCGCGCCTATACCCGCCGCGATGAAAACATCGTCATTCCCGGTATCGCCACCGTGGTTGAAAAGCTGTTGGCGGGGGAGACCGCTCAGGCTGCGCCGGCGGTGACCAAGTCCAACAGCGCCACCTCGTTGCTGGATACGCAGATCGACCGCGCGCCGGTGTTGCCGGTGGATGCTGTCGCGAACGCTAACCTGCCTGCCGATGCAACGGCCAAGCCGCAGCCGGCCGGCAATATCCGCATCATCGCCTATCCGGAAACCAACAGTTTGCTGGTCAAGGGAACGGCCGAACAAATTCGTTTCATCCGCAATCTGGTGGAAGCGCTGGATGAGCAGAAGCGTCACGTCGAACTGGCGCTGTGGATCATCGATCTGCAAAAGGACGATCTCGATCAGTTGGGCGTGAACTGGCAGGGCGCCATTTCCCTCGGCAACAAATTCTCCGCCGGACTCAACAGCGGCACGCCGCTGAATTCGTTCAGTACGCTGGAAGGCAACAAGTTCATTGCCTCCATCCTAGCGCTGACGCGCGACAACAAAGCGCAGATCGTCTCGCGGCCGGTGGTGCTGACGCAAGAAAATACGCCGGCGATGTTCGACAACAACCGCACGTTTTACACGCAGTTGCTGGCCGAGCGCGCGGTGCAACTGGAGAAGGTGACCTACGGCACCATGGTCAACGTGCTGCCGCGGTTTACCGCCAAAGACGAAATCGAACTGTCGCTCAACATTGAAGACGGTAGTGAAGTCCAGCGCAACGAGACCGCCGCCGGCGGCACCTTGCCTACCGTGGGACGTACGACCATCAGCACCGTCGCGCGCGTGCCCAAGGGCAAGAGCTTGCTGGTAGGCGGTTATACCCGCGGCGAGAGCGGTCAGTACGTCGGCAAGATTCCGTTGCTGGGCGACTTGCCGCTGGTCGGCGGCGCCTTTCGCTACCGCCAGACGCTCAACAAGAACACCGTGCGCGTGTTCCTGATCCGCCCGCGTGAAATCACCGAGGGCATGGACCTGAGCAGCGAGAACATCGAAGAAGCGGTCGAGTTCGAAACGCTCATCAGGCAGATGGACAAGACGCGCGAAACCGCACGTCAACAGCAGGAGAGTCTTTTCAATGGTAGCTAA
- the sctN gene encoding type III secretion system ATPase SctN, with the protein MKVTPLRLLRQFVHPHCLSGPIIEAPLRNVAVGDVCDVRRHWRDNEVVARAQVVGFRRDMAVLSLLGNPRGLSRESVLVPTGGALTVRMDDSMLGAVLDSNGTHIARLAAPLPAIHPERWCALDADPPSFDRRRPISEVFHSGIRVLDALTTCGVGQRLGIFAAAGTGKTSLVTMLMEHASADVFVVGLIGERGREVTEFVEEMKKSPHSRRSVVVYATSDASSVDRCNAALLATSVAEYYRDHGCRVVLIQDSLTRYARALRDVALAAGEAPARRGYPASVFEALPRLLERPGVTDSGSITAFYTVLLESDDEVDPIAEEIRSILDGHIYLSRKLAARNHYPAVDVLRSLSRVAGQICPSVQLQAAGVIREKLSRLEELQLMLDLGEYRAGENTANDRLLEQKDALIAWLQQARNSAANADTLVAQMVNLAA; encoded by the coding sequence ATGAAGGTTACGCCATTGCGACTGCTGCGGCAGTTTGTGCATCCCCATTGCCTGTCTGGACCGATCATCGAAGCACCGCTGCGCAACGTCGCCGTGGGAGATGTCTGCGATGTGCGCCGTCACTGGCGCGATAACGAGGTTGTCGCGCGCGCACAAGTGGTTGGATTTCGCCGCGACATGGCGGTGCTGAGCCTGCTCGGCAATCCGCGCGGTCTGTCGCGCGAATCGGTGCTGGTGCCGACCGGCGGCGCGCTGACCGTGCGCATGGACGACAGCATGCTGGGTGCGGTGCTTGATTCCAACGGTACACACATTGCCAGGCTGGCGGCACCGCTGCCGGCCATCCATCCCGAGCGCTGGTGTGCGCTTGATGCGGATCCGCCGTCGTTCGACCGGCGTCGGCCGATCAGCGAGGTATTTCATAGCGGCATTCGTGTGCTGGATGCGCTCACGACCTGCGGCGTCGGTCAGCGTCTCGGTATTTTCGCCGCGGCGGGCACCGGAAAAACCAGCCTGGTGACGATGCTGATGGAGCATGCATCGGCCGACGTCTTCGTGGTCGGCCTGATCGGTGAGCGCGGCCGTGAAGTCACCGAGTTCGTCGAGGAGATGAAGAAGTCGCCGCATAGCCGGCGTAGCGTGGTGGTCTATGCCACCTCGGACGCTTCCTCGGTCGATCGTTGCAATGCGGCCTTGCTGGCGACCTCGGTGGCGGAGTACTACCGCGACCACGGATGCCGCGTGGTGCTGATCCAGGATTCGCTGACACGCTATGCGCGCGCCTTGCGCGATGTGGCGCTGGCGGCTGGCGAAGCGCCGGCGCGGCGCGGGTATCCGGCCTCCGTATTTGAGGCATTGCCGCGTCTGCTGGAGCGTCCCGGGGTGACAGACAGCGGCAGCATCACGGCGTTTTATACCGTGCTGCTGGAAAGCGACGACGAAGTCGACCCCATCGCCGAAGAGATTCGCTCCATCCTGGATGGTCATATTTATCTCAGCCGCAAGCTGGCCGCCAGGAATCACTATCCGGCAGTCGATGTGTTGCGCAGCCTGAGTCGCGTGGCCGGCCAGATTTGTCCGTCGGTGCAATTGCAGGCCGCAGGCGTCATCCGCGAAAAACTGAGTCGGCTGGAAGAGCTGCAACTGATGCTCGATCTCGGCGAATACCGCGCTGGTGAAAACACCGCAAACGACCGCCTGCTTGAACAAAAGGACGCCCTGATCGCCTGGCTGCAGCAAGCGCGTAACAGCGCGGCCAACGCTGACACGCTGGTGGCGCAGATGGTGAACCTTGCCGCGTAA
- a CDS encoding transglycosylase SLT domain-containing protein: protein MNFISLCRRTVLRRLLICLLILAITPASDAYADCFAQAGKKYAIDPLLLQAIAQVESSMNPRALNRNRNGSEDLGLMQINSSHLVRLGKDGITRQQLLDDACLSVMVGAGILSEFIGQFGYTWRAVGAYNAGGGAGRDVLRERYAGKVIREYRRLSARPALIAPEKM from the coding sequence ATGAATTTCATCTCACTATGCCGCCGCACCGTGTTGCGTCGGCTTCTCATTTGCCTACTGATATTGGCGATCACGCCGGCGTCAGATGCCTATGCCGATTGCTTCGCGCAAGCCGGTAAAAAATACGCCATCGATCCGCTGCTGCTGCAAGCGATCGCACAGGTGGAGTCGTCAATGAATCCCCGGGCGCTCAACCGCAATCGCAACGGTAGCGAAGACCTGGGCCTGATGCAGATCAACAGTTCGCATCTGGTACGACTGGGCAAGGACGGCATCACGCGCCAGCAATTGCTCGATGATGCTTGCCTGTCCGTGATGGTGGGCGCCGGCATCCTGTCGGAATTCATTGGCCAGTTTGGCTATACCTGGCGTGCCGTCGGCGCTTACAACGCCGGCGGTGGCGCGGGTCGCGATGTGTTGCGCGAGCGCTATGCCGGCAAGGTGATTCGCGAATACCGTCGCCTGAGCGCCAGGCCTGCGTTGATTGCGCCGGAGAAAATGTAA
- a CDS encoding helix-turn-helix domain-containing protein has product MDSQDVQTLTKLQAFIDHALGVSPGMPTGGNATAGPASLMAMPAVDDKRLTINFLRMAIDDTPEYRHIAASLRRTEAYSMVSFLLQEGQGEKVEDLSARYGISAGHFRRLFRAALGGSPKSALKDWRLAKAVLAVIERQHSVTEVAMAHGFASPSHFSSEVKKSLGLSLTHLFDAQKK; this is encoded by the coding sequence ATGGATAGCCAGGACGTACAGACATTGACCAAGTTGCAAGCCTTCATCGACCATGCCCTGGGTGTCTCGCCGGGGATGCCGACCGGCGGCAATGCCACTGCCGGTCCGGCGTCGCTGATGGCAATGCCAGCCGTTGACGACAAGCGCCTGACGATCAATTTCTTGCGCATGGCGATCGACGATACGCCTGAATACCGGCACATCGCGGCATCGTTGCGGCGCACTGAAGCCTATTCCATGGTGTCTTTTCTGTTGCAGGAAGGGCAAGGCGAAAAGGTCGAAGATCTCAGTGCCCGCTACGGCATTTCGGCCGGCCACTTCCGTCGCCTATTCCGCGCCGCATTGGGTGGCAGCCCCAAGTCCGCACTCAAGGACTGGCGTCTGGCGAAAGCCGTGCTGGCGGTGATAGAGCGACAACATTCGGTCACCGAAGTGGCCATGGCGCATGGCTTTGCGTCGCCGTCGCATTTTTCCAGCGAAGTCAAAAAATCGCTCGGTCTGAGCTTGACGCATCTGTTTGATGCGCAAAAAAAATAG
- a CDS encoding EscV/YscV/HrcV family type III secretion system export apparatus protein produces the protein MIARFLTNARARPELIIVMLMVMIIAMLIVPLPTFLVDFLIALNIVIAILLFMGSFYVDKILNFSTFPTILLITTLFRLALSISTSRLILTQADAGEIIATFGEYVIGDTLIVGFVIFSIVTIVQFIVITKGSERVAEVAARFSLDGMPGKQMSIDGDLKAGVIDADGAKERRNILERESQLYGSFDGAMKFIKGDAIAGIIIILVNLIGGIAVGVTRHNMDMSTALQTYTMLTIGDGLVAQIPALLISISAGFIVTRINGDDANLGRNIMGQLLGMPFAVAITALLAVVVAFLPGFPAAAFLCLSLALGLFLYLGQRRRKRELRAGEAAADTAVSSRTPQPDEEGDQPQLGLIADLDKVATETVVFILLVPQAQQKLFIDEQLAQRLRSQFFIDYGVRLPEFMVRGSATQEKDCVALLINEIRTETLQVRFDKLRIVNMSDEVEQLGINVEILQDGARQDCHWVAPSHRDALVKLGFQLRSAQDELYQCLVAVLVKHVPEFFGIQETKKMLDQMEGSAPDLLKEVLRNVTVQKISEVLQRLLSERISIRNFKLILESLVQWGGREKDVIALVEHVRGAMARYISHKFAVGNKLRVVMLSADMEEQVRKGIRQNSSGAFLNVEPAVSEEIIDKFALLFQAFPIAQKDLIVLTAVDVRRFVKKLLEARFKDLDVISFGEVASNVEVNVLKVI, from the coding sequence ATGATTGCCCGATTTCTTACCAACGCCCGCGCGCGGCCGGAACTGATCATCGTGATGCTGATGGTGATGATCATCGCCATGCTGATCGTGCCGCTGCCGACTTTTCTGGTGGACTTCCTGATTGCGCTGAATATTGTCATCGCCATCCTGTTGTTCATGGGGTCGTTTTACGTCGACAAGATTCTTAACTTCTCGACCTTTCCGACCATTCTGCTGATCACCACGCTGTTTCGCCTGGCGCTGTCGATCAGCACCAGTCGCCTGATCCTGACGCAGGCCGACGCCGGCGAGATCATCGCAACCTTCGGTGAATACGTCATCGGCGATACGCTCATTGTCGGCTTCGTGATCTTTTCCATCGTCACCATCGTCCAGTTCATCGTCATCACCAAGGGCTCGGAACGGGTGGCGGAAGTGGCGGCGCGGTTTTCGCTGGACGGCATGCCGGGCAAGCAGATGAGTATCGACGGCGACCTCAAGGCCGGCGTCATCGACGCCGACGGCGCCAAGGAGCGACGCAATATCCTGGAACGCGAGAGCCAGCTGTACGGCTCCTTCGACGGTGCGATGAAGTTCATCAAGGGCGACGCCATCGCCGGCATCATCATCATCCTGGTCAACCTGATCGGCGGCATCGCGGTCGGCGTGACGCGCCATAACATGGACATGTCGACCGCGTTGCAGACCTACACCATGCTGACCATCGGCGACGGCCTGGTGGCGCAAATCCCGGCGCTGCTGATTTCCATCAGCGCGGGCTTCATCGTCACCCGTATCAACGGTGACGACGCCAATCTCGGCCGCAACATCATGGGCCAGTTGCTGGGCATGCCGTTTGCGGTCGCCATCACGGCGCTGCTGGCAGTCGTGGTGGCGTTCCTGCCGGGTTTTCCGGCAGCGGCGTTCCTGTGTCTTTCACTGGCGCTGGGTTTGTTCCTGTATCTCGGCCAGCGTCGTCGCAAGCGCGAATTGCGCGCAGGCGAGGCGGCTGCCGATACCGCCGTTTCCAGCCGTACGCCGCAGCCCGATGAAGAGGGCGATCAGCCGCAACTGGGTCTGATTGCAGACCTCGATAAAGTTGCCACCGAGACAGTGGTGTTCATCCTGCTGGTGCCACAGGCGCAGCAGAAATTGTTCATCGATGAGCAATTGGCACAACGTCTGCGCAGCCAGTTCTTCATCGACTACGGCGTGCGTCTGCCGGAATTCATGGTGCGCGGTTCGGCGACGCAGGAGAAGGATTGCGTGGCGCTGCTGATCAATGAAATCCGCACTGAAACGCTGCAGGTGCGTTTCGACAAGCTGCGCATCGTCAACATGTCGGATGAAGTGGAACAGCTCGGCATCAACGTCGAGATCCTGCAGGACGGCGCGCGCCAGGACTGCCATTGGGTCGCGCCGTCGCATCGCGATGCATTGGTGAAGTTGGGCTTCCAGCTGCGCAGCGCGCAAGACGAGTTGTACCAATGCCTGGTGGCGGTGCTGGTCAAGCACGTACCTGAATTTTTCGGCATCCAGGAAACCAAGAAGATGCTTGACCAGATGGAAGGAAGCGCCCCCGATCTGCTCAAGGAAGTGTTGCGCAACGTCACCGTGCAGAAGATTTCAGAAGTGTTGCAGCGGTTGTTGTCGGAGCGCATTTCGATTCGTAATTTCAAGCTGATTCTGGAATCGCTGGTCCAATGGGGCGGCCGTGAAAAAGACGTGATCGCATTGGTTGAACACGTGCGCGGCGCCATGGCTCGTTACATCTCGCACAAGTTTGCGGTCGGCAACAAACTGCGCGTGGTGATGCTATCGGCCGACATGGAAGAGCAGGTGCGCAAGGGCATCCGGCAAAACTCCAGCGGCGCCTTCCTCAATGTCGAGCCGGCGGTGTCGGAAGAAATCATCGACAAATTTGCGTTGCTATTCCAGGCGTTTCCGATTGCACAGAAAGATCTGATCGTGCTGACCGCCGTCGACGTACGCCGCTTCGTCAAGAAGCTGCTGGAAGCACGCTTCAAGGATCTTGATGTGATCTCGTTCGGCGAAGTCGCCAGCAATGTCGAGGTCAATGTCCTCAAGGTTATCTAA
- a CDS encoding EAL domain-containing protein, translating into MNSIVPYNRFKVMAVAALLVIVVSTLPVAAGVYAASRAVAAAARERSILAVDQALAHAGGLLRGISLALAEIESADYPPCSERHLNKMVAAAIALPDVAEIGYVADRVLQCSTWAGGQAGTRERESDFSLSNGMAVTRNITSSAHAGKGLTRLQYGAHYALVDPASFADIHLDAGTSIAIASADGQLLGSAGSSGEEGDALLLHGDQGAAAYPAHGVLRRDATLTVLSYTAPDRRIVTLLREHPSMLALGALLSVMMLVVSARHVRKRLSPLAILTEAVKRREFVVHYQPIMALESGACVGAEALVRWQRANGEWVWPDVFIPFAEENGLIFSITDQVIAAIVTELGPTLAARSDLHVAVNVCAQDLQSGRILDVLDAALAGSGIRPCQISLEATERGVRDIDTARATLMRAQQRGYTTAIDDFGTGYSSLSCLERLPLHVLKIDRSFVDAGAGTGCVLRHIVALAKSLGLALVAEGIETPVQAVQLREQGVDFGQGWLYARAMPAPDFRSFIRETGAGEGEASD; encoded by the coding sequence ATGAATTCAATTGTTCCTTACAACCGCTTCAAAGTAATGGCTGTCGCGGCGTTGCTGGTTATCGTCGTGTCAACACTTCCGGTGGCAGCCGGTGTCTACGCCGCGTCTCGCGCGGTTGCGGCGGCCGCGCGTGAGCGCTCGATACTGGCCGTAGACCAAGCCTTGGCGCACGCCGGCGGACTATTGCGCGGCATCTCGCTGGCGCTGGCTGAGATAGAAAGCGCAGACTATCCGCCTTGCTCGGAACGGCATCTCAATAAGATGGTCGCCGCCGCCATTGCGCTGCCGGACGTTGCGGAGATCGGCTATGTTGCAGATCGCGTCTTGCAATGCTCGACCTGGGCAGGAGGGCAAGCCGGAACCCGCGAGAGAGAATCGGATTTTTCCCTGTCCAACGGCATGGCGGTGACGCGCAATATCACGTCCTCAGCACATGCAGGCAAGGGCCTGACGCGCCTGCAATATGGCGCGCACTACGCCTTGGTCGATCCTGCCAGTTTCGCGGATATTCACCTTGATGCAGGCACAAGTATTGCGATCGCAAGTGCGGACGGGCAACTGCTCGGAAGCGCCGGCAGCAGTGGTGAAGAAGGGGATGCGCTCTTGCTGCATGGCGATCAGGGCGCGGCAGCTTATCCCGCGCACGGTGTGTTGAGGCGTGATGCAACCCTGACGGTGCTTAGTTATACTGCGCCGGACCGTCGCATCGTCACCTTGTTGCGCGAACATCCGTCGATGCTGGCGCTCGGCGCTCTGCTGTCCGTGATGATGCTTGTAGTATCGGCCAGACACGTGCGCAAGCGTCTGTCGCCGTTGGCCATCCTTACAGAGGCCGTGAAGCGCCGGGAATTCGTCGTGCATTATCAGCCGATCATGGCGCTGGAATCCGGCGCTTGTGTTGGTGCCGAAGCCCTGGTGCGATGGCAGCGCGCAAATGGCGAGTGGGTTTGGCCCGATGTCTTCATTCCTTTCGCCGAAGAAAACGGATTGATTTTTTCGATTACCGATCAGGTGATCGCTGCCATCGTCACCGAGTTGGGGCCGACGCTGGCGGCGAGAAGCGACTTGCATGTCGCGGTTAATGTTTGTGCGCAGGATCTTCAAAGCGGCAGGATTCTGGATGTGCTGGATGCGGCGCTGGCCGGCAGCGGCATCCGCCCGTGTCAGATCTCGCTGGAAGCGACTGAACGCGGCGTCCGCGATATTGACACCGCACGCGCCACGCTGATGCGGGCGCAACAGCGCGGATACACGACCGCCATCGATGATTTTGGCACCGGCTATTCGTCGTTGTCGTGCCTGGAAAGACTCCCGCTCCATGTACTGAAAATTGACAGGTCGTTTGTCGACGCCGGGGCAGGCACAGGATGTGTGCTCAGGCACATCGTTGCGCTGGCAAAATCCCTGGGTCTGGCACTGGTTGCCGAGGGCATTGAGACGCCTGTGCAGGCAGTGCAATTGCGCGAGCAAGGTGTGGATTTCGGACAGGGTTGGCTCTATGCCAGGGCGATGCCGGCACCCGATTTCAGATCATTTATACGAGAGACGGGGGCTGGAGAGGGAGAGGCGTCCGATTGA